Part of the Falco rusticolus isolate bFalRus1 chromosome 2, bFalRus1.pri, whole genome shotgun sequence genome is shown below.
aaagaccttCCAGAGGTACACATTAGCTACTAGGAGCAAAGCTTTATATTTTCATGTGATcaaacaaaaggcaaataagctgatttcattttactgaaaagtgTTAGTCTTTCCAGAAACAGTAAAAACTATTGGTAATTGAAAATTTCCTAAAAGGCCTGATTTTATGTAGTTAGAGATTCAGCTGAGTACTTGTGTATGTCAGGAGTCTTCAGCTGGGAAACATTCTTATTCTAGTTTTGCATTCTTACTCTTtcaatttcttaaaatttgaaaaacttTTTCCATATGTCATCAGACTTGGACAGGTTGTGGAATACTCAAACAGATGCCATTTCGATGAAGTTTTTAAGTGTGGGGAATTTAACATGTAACTTaatttatgaatttatttttaaaggcaaacaatgaaatacattaaaatcataataaattatttttctatcaaTCCCTTCAAGTTTATAACTGAATTTTGCAtcagagaaaattaatattatatCAGAAATATGTGATGCACTAAAGGAAATAGGATTTCCCTAGAATTTCCCTTCATATATAGACCTATTTTTTCTCTTAGGGTTGGCCCTTCTCAAGGAGAATATCTTGTCAGAACTGTGGGTGCTCTGGAGCAAAGCTTTAGATAACCCATCCAGGCACAGTGTGAATATGCAGTATAAGTTGGAAAAATCTCCAGTCTGTTTTGGTAGCATGGCAAATGAGGTGCCTGTAAGACAAGAAAACTTAGTGACAAAACACTTTACTGTGTGTAACCTTGGTGTCATTTCATGGAGAACATAGTTtcacctttctgctgctgggaagaagtTTTAGTGAAAgacttgtttttatttcttcctgtgtCCATTATAGTAGTCACTGGTTGCTGCCAAACaataaaaaggtaaagaaagatTCAGTAATTAACATTTTGGTGCAGTGGTAAGAACAGAACATAAAGAACATTATTAGAGTTGTAGGAAGTTGCTTCATCTGAGCATCATTTCTCTGAAACCTGATGTCCTGCCTGAAATCTCTAAGTGCAACCATTACATTTCATAAAGATCTAAAATTGCAGATATTAGctagcaaatgaaaaagattcCTTTCTTATATTATATTGACCTGTATATGAGACCAACACAGAAACCTTTCTTCTGGCAGTTTCTTTTTTGGATGCTGTGTGTTGGACATCACTGTACTAGTGTTGTGCAAAGCAGTATACGGAAGCCGTTGACTTCACTGGGAACTGTGTGCCTGTTGTCAGTGAAGATAAAGGTAATTTTCCCAAAGAGTGCACAGCCTTAGCTCCATTAGAAGTGAAGAACTGAGTTCCAGTTTCAAAAGTGACCTCTGCCCCTTCCTAGTAGTGACTATATGAATAACATACCCCATTATCTGCTTGGTTGAAGACTGAAGCAATCCCAAAGATTAATGTAAAGGATGTACTGATCTAATATTCACTTCTAAAAAGGATTAATGGacataataaaaaagacaaaattgcAATTCAGATATTAAATGGaaatgtgcatttatttttactgcGAAGATTCTGTTTTGTAGTTTATAGATTCTGCCTGAACATTGTAAACacttaacattaaaaacataatgCTAAAGTGTTGAAAAAGTCAATGCAACTAATTTCAAACAACTTTGaaggagttttctttttaaaatgttacttttctttctatGACCTCagtttacaaaaagaaaaatgcattttgtaaagAACTCAATAACTCAGAAGATCAGTGAACCATTTGATTTgaattgaaatgttttcattaaggTGAATGGAGTTACAGTGGCCCATTGCAGAGATATTTTGAATAATGATAATTTTCTGGTGTGTTCTAGTTGCAGTAATGAGTAAAGGAGATTCAAAATGGTAGTTGGACAGCGGTGTTGACATGGCCCTACTTCTAGGCTAATGTAATCTGTTTCCCAGCCAGAGTTTACCTGGATGGAAACATGATACATCTATACTGCTCTTGGTGCCCACTTTGCTCAGATCTAGCTGCAGTATCTTCTCAGGACACTGTATTGTGGAGCTCAAggtctttctttcctttgctgggGTAGAAATCCTAAATATCATTAAATATGTACAATATACTAGAAGAGAATTATGGCTGCCCTTaaatttagtaaaaataaagcattcatATAAAATAACCTCAAATATGAATATCATGCAAAAACTTGTCCTGTAAAAAGACAGCACTGTCATTAGCCAGCTGTATACAAATGGTCTTTGATTCTATAAATACTGATTCTGACATGTGAGCTAAAAAAGCAACTCAGTCAGCATTTGGAGAAACCTATAGCCATGTCTGGCATATTCCTGTCTACAGAAGCTGAATTGCCAAACTCTTGTCACAGGACTTTCAAGGGCTAAAATGATACAGAGTTGATTGTAAACAAAAAGATTAGCAGTCTACCATCTTAAACCTGGTGAATTAAGGCTGTCCTTTTTTGAATAATAAGGGTAATGTTGTGTACATTACATTGCATCCTTTAAGTGTGTGGAGATGTGCAACTTTGTGCTCATCGAGATGAACAAAGAAGTCTCTTCGGATTCAAATCTGTCAGCTTCCTTGAAAAAATAAGCCTAATAATGCAATGAAAAACAGTGGTGAGATAGGCTATGAAGAAAAATTGTCCTTAATGCCTTTGGTGGCTAGGCTTTAATTCCTAAGGTGATCTATTACCTGGCATTTAGATACATGCTAGTCCTACTTATGCACCTATTGATCATTTACCATCTAGAGATGAGAGGCCCAGAGTGTGTTTTGCACTAGAATTACAGTGTCAGTGAATTGGGTTTCCTGGTGTTATAACATCAGCTTTGGAAGAATGGCCTGCCAAAAATGTAATAGCACAGGAGAACCAGATGGCTCTTAGCAAAATTGCTGTCCTCAGTTTAGTCTACGAGCTCTTCTAACTATctataaacaacaaaaaaaaccccaccacaacaCTGTTTGTACaatagcatttcttttttacacCTTCCGTTTAAAAACTTCTAAAACTtagacaaacaaaaatgtaataaaagcaAGTTCAGAGTGGTCAAAAGCAAAGATATACCAGACTTTTCCTCACAGTCTAAATTCTCCTTTGTTCAGATGCACCAAGAGTGTATTTATGCGGGGACCTAAGAAgatgttttcctctgtattaTCCTGCTGTATTAGCCTGCATTGTAGAGCATATGCTTTGTGTCATATCAGCAAACACTGTCCCTGTCATGGGACACACAACTCTGTGATACTAAGAGGGTCTTTCTTGATACAATCAGATGGCTGTTTCTACAGGGTTCACAGGTGAAGTAgcctggaaagagaaagagaaacataaGCAAATCAAACACGtccttccccagcctccagTGGCTGTAGTTCACAATTCAAATATGGAGTTTTACAGTTTCTTCCATGGGGTATGAAATGCATAAATCAGTATGTTTATATGTTCACCTATAAAATTTTGTCTGTTTGTCcatgtgtattttaatttctgcagttaTACCTGCTAGGATTGCTTACATACAGAAACACAGTACAGAAACACAACAGTAAAGATGGAGTGAAAGAAAGGATGAGATTCATGTAAATTATGGTATTAGCATATTCAGGGTGGTAAGCTACTGACTGCTCAGCTCTTAGCATTTGGGGTACGAGGTGTCCATAAAGAAGCACGAACATGCCTTTTTGGTTCTGCTGTAGTGTGGCCTGAAGAAGGGTAGCTGAAAAACTGCTAACAAAGAGAATAATTAATTTACTGAATTTACACAAACACCACCCCAAAAGGCACTACCATAATCAGGGGAATTTACCATTCTCCAGCTTACACGTGTTGCTCCTGTTCATCTCTCACACCTCTTTAATCAGTCTGCCCTACAACAAAAAAGTGTCAGCAAATTGTACCTTGCAGCTGTGACTTTTCAGAGACAATAGAATGTGCTAGTGCAGAAATTGTTATGGCACAAGACCAAGGCAAGTGCAATGTTTGGCCTGTTTTCCAAAGTAGTTAGAGgggggaaatttttttcttaggcagtaaaaaaggaaaacatagcTCCATTGGCCTGAATGTATTCTGATGCTCTACACCTGGACAGACCTTACCAAACACCAAATAGTAGTGGGAAGTGTGGaactgattttaatttgtttatcaTGCTTTCATTGCAGGAATATCAAATTGATATATTTTTTGCCCAGACGTGGACAGATAGCCGTCTTCGCTTCAACAGCACCATGAAAATACTGACTCTGAACAGCAACATGGTGGGCTTGATCTGGATCCCAGACACAATTTTTCGTAACTCAAAGACCGCGGAGGCTCACTGGATCACCACCCCCAACCAGCTCCTCCGCATATGGAATGATGGCAAGATCTTGTACACCCTCAGGTAAGCACTCGGCAAGATGCAGAGCTGAAAGCTTTTCCTGCCTCTGGCGTAGTAGTAGTAATTTTCAATGGTATCTTCATTctcctctgctgttttcttcctgatgcTTGCCTAATCATGCTTGACAAATACCGAAGTATTCAGGCGTAAGTAGTgctgagtttaaaaaacaaagtctTGTCTTTCTAAAAAAGAGACCTGGAGAACTGGAAATGGGTCTGTCTGAATTGTAGAAGCTGAGCTTTTTAGTGCTGTAATAAAATTAGGAGCATGTAGTCCCATAAAACCTGTCAGAAACCTTTTTGATCAGAGATAGATCAGCGATAGATATCAGCAGGGCTAGATAAAGTATTTCTAGATTTATGCTAATGTCAATACTTGATTCTTCAAATAAGTCATGCTGAAAGATAGTCTGTCACATTGCATCACAAGGGTAAATTGCTGGAGGAAAGGCTTTTAGTGTTTTTCTAATCTATATGATACCATCAACTGGATGGTATCAGAAATACTGTctatatttgcattaaaaaagcctgtgaaaatgaaaaatgtgtttacttATGGAAGAGATGAATTGCTCAGAAGGGAGTTCTGCCATAAGCTGTATTCCATATGGCAAACTGTTTCAGAACTACCCCTTTCATgctacattttcttcagtgattgTGTTCAGCCCTCTCAGTGCAACCTTAAGTTTTGATCATACTTGCAGTTGCACTCCAAGAGAAAGTCTTCggcaaaaaataagaaaggaattaaacagctggaaaagctACTGATATTTTTAGTGCCCTTCCCTTCTTAGGCTTGCTCCATCATGAAAAGCTCTTGCTTATTTTAGTAGCCTTTAGCTAAAGACATCAGTTATTAGGATGTCAACTCCAGTACCCtcttggttgtgtttttttgtttgtttgttttctgctttgttttgcaattAAGCCCTGTTGCAGTATTACAGTTAATTATCTACCTACTAGTATTTAGGCTTACATACCTATCACTAAAGAAGTAATTTGTTGTATGAACTGCAAAATTTGCctgaaacaccaaaaaaaaaaagggggggtgtgATACTTGCCCCAGTGGATTGTTTGGGTGAGCATTTTTagtttgtgaaaaatgttttgagtcTTTTTCACCTACTCAGGTCAGcctctttttttacttaagagGAGCTGTTAGTGATCATTGTTCACTGATAACACCATGTAATTCAAAACCAATTTATCTGACTTAAGTGTCAGAATTGGTATGGCACGGAAGCAGTAACAACTGTATGCCCTGCTACTGTCAGGTGTTGAGTGTTCTGCATTCAGGAGAAATTGTACAAGGTTCAGTCGTGCTCCATACCTTTCCATTCCCTTCCCACTTTTGGGTGTGAATACACTCCTACTGTAACATCACAGCACTAGCAgaactagccagctgcaacaaggcttttaccatcacataccaggttaacttcaataagtagttcccacaccttgccccagcacagccaccaacccccacaaggtttcaacggttcatctactgtccatgctgtttcttcagcctcttcaggccaATTCACCCtacttcttgcctctgctgtgtccAGAGTATTCCTTCCTGGgttcctcttccagccagcctttcctcatccaGGCCTTCTTCTTCTCCCATGGCCTCTCCTACATCTGGGGTGCTCTCTCACCTCCCTCTACTTCTTCCAAGTCTGTCTTCACCCAGTACTCCTCTTCCAGCtcccttagagctatttaactacttagcagcaaccagccacagctgcaccttatctacatcagccaacccaccgcccctgaagccagcccacagctgtatattatcaatgttaacTAACCTGCCTTCAatcctctataattcctctgCACTGTAATACTGCAAATCCTTTTCTAGTGTCAGTTCTAAAAAAGTTAAGTTCCTCACAAGTGACCTTCTCCAAGACAGAGGTTTTCTCTGCTATCCTAAGTCTGAGACACAAATCTTTCCCCATCCAGTCTGTTAGCTTTTgaattggtttaaaaaaaagaaaagaagccaaCAAAAACCCTTGTGCCCTATGCTTTCTGCATAAATTCAGGCATGCAATTAATGTAAAGTCTGTTTCTTGAAAAAGACTGTGTAATAACTAGCAATCTACCTGGGTAAATAGATTTACTTTCTAAGTTAGCAGATTGAAGATTATCTGGTtttaacagtaattttaaaatcagctcCATTCATAGTGTCCGTTGTGTTACGGATATCATGTAAAATAAGCTTTCAAGTGGGGCTGAAGAGATTTTTGCTGATCTCATTTTTACATCTGTACAGCTGAGATTTATTGAGTTTTTGAGAAACAGCCCAAAATGATTGAAAGAATTTTAAGTTCACACTATAAGTAAATTTGGAGACTGTTCCATATTCTTTATGAGGTTTTAATTTAGTGGAATCACATACCACCACATCAGCAGTattcctgttgtttttctaaagaataGTTTTCCCATCCCATGTCCTTCAGTGATGAATTGTCTAGAGAAAAGGATATGTGCAGATTTCTTGGGATCAAGAAATTCGTAATGATGTGCCTGAAATTTTTTGTGAATTTAcataattattattgttttggATCAATTCTAAATAACCAATAAACAATCTGCAAATACAGTCCTTTCCTTTCAGGCCTTGCTTATGCATGTCAAAGCGCTCTTGCATGATACCTACAGTTACCCTGCCTTTTCCTCTGACTGTTCATTGTGCTGATGTGCAGTAACAAATGCTTGGTTTCTCCATAGGCTTACCATCAATGCTGagtgccagctgcagctgcacaatTTCCCAATGGATGAACACTCATGTCCTCTGATATTCTCTAGCTGTAAGTAATACTTTGATGCCTGTTGTGTATGACTAGTACGCAGAGGTACaaatttaattcttctttctgtcaGGTTGTTCAACCATTCCACAACAGGTATAGAAAGTTTAGGTTTGCTTAAATATTCaaggaatttttgttttcctcacaaGCATTCCTGGTTGATATATTTATGCCATGAATTCTTCTGTGGATTGactgttattttttccagaacCAGTCTTTCTAGTTGATAGACTTTCAGTGAGAGCTGATATTCATACCAGTCTGTGTTATGTTAATCTATACAATCGTGTGACATGCAAATAAGAATAGAAGTTGCAGTGTTCTTGTGGAGGGAGGTGCACAGCTTGGGGACATGCAAAGCAATCTCTGAACGTCTAAGTTAATAACAAGTATCATGGTAATGCCTCTTTGTTCCATAATAACAGTAAATGGTGTAACataaatctcattttccttttattgctcAGTTTGTCCGGTAGTCACAATGTTGTATGTGGTGGTGTTGGTATATTTAGAATCTACCTAACaggcaaaacaaatacattggtgaaaaggatggaaaacaaaagtcaGGTGAGTTATTCTTGGGGTCCAATATTACTGTGAGAAAAAGTTATCTTAATGCTGATTCATTTGGAAAAGCTTGAGAGCTGTCCGCTCATGGGTGCACCTGCACAGTTTTGTTATCACACAATGTGAATGTTttacaaacttttttaaaagattctccactaaagatttttcttttgatagaTGCCAAGAATCAGGATCTGTGTTCTGAATGGgaaatgttttatctttctatttagaaaatagctttttttccatcttctcttaAAACGTGATAGAAGAATAACACTATTTAATGTCTTCATAATATGTATGCTGTTGTGATAGTAGGGTATTAATTTCCATGTATGAAAAGTATACAAACAGTAATCCTCAATTAGAAACCAGATTTGAATTTCAGCTGATCCAGGGTGTATTATTCATTTTCCCCAGGAAAacgttttttaaaaatctgccaGTGTAAACAACTCCCTTTCCCCCAAAACATTATCACTACATTGCCATTTTTTATGATCTATGTATATAAGTGATCCTGGTCAAAAATACACAGTAGTGTGTTTCATTCAGGTGTGTGGAATATATGCATAATCAACAAGAGGCAGATAGCTCTGGAATGAGCTTTCATGTTAATGAACATTTCTTACTGAACTATATGCACCCCAGCTATCTTTCATTACTGCATCAAGCTACTCTTACCTTGTGGCAACTGCTATTGATTTGTTGAGGTACAGGGAAAGGAGTGTGTGATCTTAAAACTTAAACCCCAGTCCAGAGATACTAACTAAACCTACCACATAAATTTGATAGTTTCTGTGCTAGCAATACCCGAAGAAGGAGAACTCTAATAGAAAACACTTCAGACTTGCATTCCCCAACAGCTAGACAGTTGCCGAATGCAAGTAATTTATGCTTTGTGGTTTCTGTTTAAAGAGGGAGGATATCAGTGGGAACTTAAAAAGGCTCTGCTCAATGGCAAAGTTTCAAATACATCTTGATTTAAAGAGGTTCCTCCTAATTTAGACCTATTATCTCGGCGCCCTTCTGCCACTGAAAACATACCTGTATTGCCATTATACATGTACTGCCATCTATGGAGATGGAGACTACATAAGATCAAGCAGAAGCTGAATGTGTCACAGTTTCAATGTGCATTCTTTGTAGTTTCTTGCCAGATGGAAAAACCCATGcaggaatattaaaataatgttttatagTTTTGTCGACCTTTTTGGTCATGTTGATAACAAGGGTTTATTTCTTTAGGTTCATACTGAATTGTGTTCTTTTCCTTGAACACTTTTAGCACTACTGTTATAATATTAGGAAATCTGTatgatttgtttctttcataaCTTGGCTGTATTTTCTATGTTGCATACTTTCATAGCAGTCTCAAGATACATGGCACGCAGTGGTACTTAAGAAATGAATGACTGAGTGGATGCCTGAATGATTTATTACTGCCTGCTATGACAGGTTTCTGAGTGGACAAGCTGATTACTGATTCCAAGATGTATGTCTTCAAACGAAATAAAAATGGTTGTAGAAttcacagcacagctcctcttcCCTGTGCATCCCTTTCGTTTGTTCCTCAGCACAAGACAGATCTTCATAGTTTCCACTGTAGGCAAGCACGAAAAAGCACAAGTTTTGGAGAATattccctgcagctctgcacacacATGAACAAGgttaaaatttgaaatttcttactttttatataaatttcccatgacatttcagaaatgtgaaaCTAATCTCAAATTGTTTCTGGAGTATTTTCCTCTAGTGCCAACTAATTCACACCCTAACCCAGCTGTTACTCTGGGGACAgttgatttttcttccac
Proteins encoded:
- the LOC119143548 gene encoding gamma-aminobutyric acid receptor subunit gamma-3-like; its protein translation is MSAKLLPVFFLLSVFHACSRKVEEDEYEDGTANQKWVLAPRTQDTDVTLILNKLLREYDKKLRPDIGIKPTVIDVDIYVNSIGPVSSINMEYQIDIFFAQTWTDSRLRFNSTMKILTLNSNMVGLIWIPDTIFRNSKTAEAHWITTPNQLLRIWNDGKILYTLRLTINAECQLQLHNFPMDEHSCPLIFSSFCPVVTMLYVVVLVYLEST